A window of Halobellus sp. LT62 contains these coding sequences:
- a CDS encoding response regulator, translating to MDGATPRILVVEDEPDLAELYAIYLSDVYEVQTATDGETALEMVDADTDVVLLDRRMPDLTGDEVLEQMRARGLDTQVAMITAVEPNVDIVEMPFDDYLVKPVTKKDLHGLVEVLLRRSNYDERSREFFRLASKKAALESSPDVSVENETEYRELTERMEGLRTEIDDTLAELSEDDFRDAFASFGDVEFDGSAADSDGSTAGSGGFDDAE from the coding sequence ATGGACGGCGCTACACCCCGGATTCTCGTCGTCGAAGACGAGCCGGATTTGGCGGAGCTCTACGCTATCTACCTCTCGGACGTCTACGAGGTACAAACAGCAACGGACGGCGAAACCGCACTTGAGATGGTCGACGCCGACACGGACGTCGTGCTCCTCGACCGTCGGATGCCGGATCTGACCGGCGACGAGGTCCTCGAACAGATGCGGGCTCGCGGGCTGGACACGCAGGTCGCGATGATCACAGCGGTCGAACCCAACGTCGACATCGTCGAGATGCCGTTCGACGATTACTTGGTCAAACCGGTCACGAAAAAGGACCTTCACGGACTCGTAGAGGTACTGCTCCGCCGCTCGAACTACGACGAGCGCTCCCGGGAGTTCTTCCGACTCGCCTCGAAGAAGGCGGCGCTCGAATCGTCCCCCGACGTCTCCGTCGAAAATGAGACCGAATACCGCGAACTGACCGAGCGGATGGAAGGCCTTCGAACCGAGATCGACGACACGCTCGCCGAGTTGAGCGAAGACGACTTCCGCGACGCGTTCGCGTCGTTCGGCGATGTCGAGTTCGACGGGTCCGCAGCCGACTCCGACGGATCCACTGCCGGTTCCGGCGGGTTCGACGACGCGGAGTAG
- a CDS encoding rubrerythrin family protein: MTGETGDPSGFRRAAALRSRLESTFADELALLGSTRFLAAASGGEPAATALLDAAAESEHAARETFAGWAADAADSDARAAFEAVVEQEAEHRSRVAAELDGWTPDGGPPGPMHAYLRGRETTIERAAGGMVGRPLVSLQTHARLVDFFERRETASAPGRAELFSGLRAETEGTLENGLELLATRCETDADWEAAELVAEYTVRLAHDDTADALRSLGVDVESGETG; the protein is encoded by the coding sequence ATGACCGGTGAGACCGGCGATCCGTCCGGATTCCGACGGGCGGCAGCACTCCGCTCGCGGCTCGAATCGACGTTCGCGGATGAGTTAGCGCTACTCGGATCGACGCGGTTCCTCGCCGCGGCGTCCGGCGGCGAACCGGCGGCGACCGCACTCCTCGATGCCGCGGCGGAGAGCGAACACGCCGCACGTGAAACGTTCGCCGGGTGGGCTGCTGACGCCGCCGACAGCGATGCCCGCGCCGCCTTCGAGGCGGTCGTCGAACAGGAGGCCGAGCACCGCTCGCGGGTCGCCGCCGAACTCGACGGGTGGACGCCCGACGGCGGGCCGCCGGGACCGATGCACGCGTACCTCCGGGGACGCGAGACGACGATCGAGCGGGCCGCCGGTGGGATGGTCGGACGCCCCCTCGTCTCGCTCCAGACCCACGCGCGACTCGTCGACTTCTTCGAGCGGCGGGAGACGGCGTCGGCTCCGGGACGGGCCGAACTGTTTTCGGGTCTTCGAGCGGAGACCGAAGGCACGCTGGAAAACGGCTTAGAACTACTCGCAACGCGCTGTGAAACCGACGCGGACTGGGAGGCGGCGGAGTTAGTTGCGGAATACACTGTCCGGCTCGCTCACGACGACACCGCCGACGCGCTCCGATCGCTCGGCGTCGACGTCGAGAGTGGCGAAACAGGATAA
- a CDS encoding cold-shock protein, which yields MAKGTVAFFNDTGGYGFIESDDSDEDVFFHMEDIGGPDLEEGQEVEFDIEQADKGPRATNLQRL from the coding sequence ATGGCGAAAGGTACGGTTGCGTTCTTCAACGACACGGGCGGTTACGGTTTCATCGAAAGCGACGATTCTGACGAAGATGTCTTCTTCCATATGGAAGACATCGGCGGCCCCGACCTCGAAGAGGGCCAAGAAGTCGAATTCGACATCGAACAGGCTGATAAAGGCCCACGGGCCACGAACCTTCAGCGCCTGTAA
- a CDS encoding creatininase family protein: MYVADQTWPELGSYVAEESVAIVPLGSTEQHGPHLPLSTDHLIAEGLAREAAERTGFLCTPTVNVGVSPHHRQFHGTMWVDPPQFRDYVESMTRNLAYHGIDRVVYVNAHGGNVEHLREVGRRLRDDGAIYAVEWMWDESIPDLVDEVFERNGPHGGPKETAMIQHLAPELVREDQLEAARDGGMADVEAAAEILRKYGARTFYDAVENSDNGVFGDQTDATAEIGEELFEAAATQLIHLLSWLDDRRLEDLLAPAHVDPQPGSRRSE; the protein is encoded by the coding sequence ATGTACGTCGCAGATCAGACGTGGCCCGAGCTCGGGAGCTACGTCGCTGAGGAGTCGGTCGCCATCGTCCCGCTGGGTTCGACCGAACAGCACGGCCCGCACCTCCCGCTTTCGACCGATCACCTCATCGCCGAGGGGTTGGCTCGCGAGGCCGCCGAGCGGACTGGATTCCTCTGTACGCCGACCGTAAACGTCGGTGTCAGCCCCCACCACCGGCAGTTCCACGGGACGATGTGGGTCGATCCGCCGCAGTTCCGCGACTACGTCGAGTCGATGACGCGCAACCTCGCGTACCACGGTATCGACCGCGTCGTCTACGTCAACGCCCACGGCGGCAACGTCGAACACCTTCGAGAAGTCGGTCGCCGCCTCCGCGACGACGGCGCGATCTACGCGGTCGAGTGGATGTGGGACGAGTCGATCCCCGACCTCGTCGACGAGGTTTTCGAGCGCAACGGCCCCCACGGCGGTCCGAAGGAGACAGCGATGATCCAACACCTTGCACCCGAACTGGTCCGCGAGGATCAGCTTGAAGCCGCGCGCGACGGCGGGATGGCCGACGTCGAGGCGGCGGCAGAGATCCTTCGGAAATATGGTGCACGGACCTTCTACGACGCCGTCGAGAACTCCGATAACGGCGTCTTCGGCGATCAGACCGACGCGACCGCCGAGATCGGTGAGGAGCTGTTCGAGGCGGCCGCGACGCAACTGATCCACCTGCTGTCGTGGCTCGACGACCGGCGGCTCGAAGACCTCCTCGCGCCGGCCCACGTCGACCCACAGCCGGGGAGCCGCCGCTCCGAGTGA
- a CDS encoding MBL fold metallo-hydrolase: MIRNLARDVGAFTSNVFFVTGETTALVDAGANFDLVARLDEHLDDLDRLYLTHTHPDHVENVAAVRDAFGVETWGYDTDSEYVDNAIEDGESVPIGDDEYEALFTPGHSPDHLCFYAEETGVCFAGDLVFANGSFGRTDLEGGDRPTLVESIRYLHDVVDGGLSALYVGHGPSVTERPLDDVEIALQASQMG, encoded by the coding sequence GTGATCCGAAACCTCGCACGCGACGTCGGTGCGTTCACCTCGAACGTCTTCTTCGTCACCGGCGAAACCACAGCACTCGTCGACGCGGGCGCGAACTTCGACCTCGTCGCCCGCCTCGATGAGCACCTCGACGACCTCGACCGCCTCTATCTCACCCACACACACCCCGACCACGTCGAGAACGTCGCCGCCGTCCGCGACGCGTTCGGCGTCGAAACGTGGGGGTACGACACCGACAGCGAGTACGTCGACAACGCCATCGAAGACGGGGAGTCGGTACCCATCGGCGACGACGAGTACGAGGCGCTCTTCACGCCGGGACACAGCCCCGACCACCTCTGTTTTTACGCCGAGGAGACGGGCGTGTGCTTCGCGGGCGACCTCGTCTTCGCGAACGGCTCCTTCGGCCGTACCGATCTGGAAGGCGGCGACCGGCCGACGCTCGTCGAGAGCATCCGATACCTCCACGACGTCGTCGACGGCGGCCTCAGCGCGCTCTATGTCGGCCACGGCCCGAGCGTTACCGAGCGCCCGCTCGACGACGTCGAAATCGCGCTCCAAGCGTCCCAGATGGGCTGA
- a CDS encoding mandelate racemase/muconate lactonizing enzyme family protein produces MGVDYAELHDPNAEYTMRELSAETMGVRAKRGGGRDVEITDVQTTMVDGNFPWTLVRVYTDAGIVGTGEAYWGAGVPELIERMKTMIVGENPLDIDRLYEHLIQKMSGEGSIEGVTVTAISGIEVALHDLAGKILDLPAYQLLGGKYRDEMRVYCDCHTEEEADPDACADEAERVVEELGYDALKFDLDVPSGLEKDRANRHLRPGEIRHKAEIVEKVTERVRDRADVAFDCHWTFSGGSAKRLAAEIEEYDVWWLEDPVPPENLEVQEEVTKSTTTPITVGENRYRVTEERRLIENQAVDIIAPDLPKVGGMRETRKIADVANQYYVPVAMHNVSSPIATMASAQVGAAIPNALAVEYHSYELGWWDDLVEETVIEDGSIEIPERPGLGLTLDMDAVEAHMVDGEELFD; encoded by the coding sequence ATGGGAGTAGACTACGCCGAGTTACACGACCCGAACGCGGAGTACACGATGCGAGAACTCTCCGCGGAGACGATGGGCGTGCGAGCGAAGCGCGGCGGCGGCCGCGACGTCGAGATCACCGACGTACAGACGACGATGGTCGACGGCAACTTCCCGTGGACGCTCGTGCGCGTCTACACCGACGCCGGGATCGTCGGCACCGGCGAGGCCTACTGGGGCGCGGGCGTCCCGGAGCTCATCGAGCGGATGAAGACGATGATCGTCGGCGAGAACCCCCTCGATATCGACCGTCTGTACGAGCACCTGATCCAGAAGATGTCCGGGGAGGGTTCGATCGAGGGCGTGACGGTCACGGCCATCTCGGGGATCGAGGTCGCCCTGCACGACCTCGCGGGGAAGATCCTCGATCTCCCCGCCTACCAGCTGTTGGGTGGGAAGTACCGCGACGAGATGCGCGTCTACTGCGACTGCCACACGGAGGAAGAGGCCGACCCCGACGCCTGCGCCGACGAGGCCGAGCGCGTCGTCGAAGAGCTCGGCTACGACGCGCTGAAATTCGATCTCGACGTTCCCTCCGGGCTCGAAAAGGACCGCGCGAACCGCCATCTCCGGCCGGGCGAGATCCGCCACAAAGCCGAGATCGTCGAGAAGGTCACAGAGCGCGTGAGAGATCGCGCGGACGTCGCCTTCGACTGTCACTGGACGTTCTCGGGCGGCTCCGCGAAGCGCCTCGCGGCCGAAATCGAGGAGTACGACGTCTGGTGGCTCGAAGACCCGGTTCCGCCGGAGAACCTCGAAGTCCAAGAAGAGGTCACGAAATCGACGACGACGCCGATCACCGTCGGCGAGAACCGATACCGCGTGACCGAGGAGCGCCGGCTGATCGAGAACCAAGCCGTAGACATCATCGCGCCCGACCTTCCAAAAGTCGGCGGGATGCGCGAGACGAGAAAGATCGCCGATGTCGCGAACCAGTACTACGTTCCGGTGGCGATGCACAACGTCTCCTCGCCGATCGCGACGATGGCCTCCGCGCAGGTCGGCGCGGCGATTCCGAACGCGCTGGCCGTCGAGTATCACTCCTACGAACTCGGCTGGTGGGACGACCTCGTCGAGGAGACCGTCATCGAGGACGGCTCGATCGAGATTCCCGAGCGTCCCGGACTGGGATTGACGCTCGATATGGACGCCGTCGAGGCGCATATGGTCGACGGTGAGGAGTTGTTCGACTGA
- a CDS encoding metal-dependent hydrolase, translating into MYQKGHYGVSLLVFAPIAFVLLLFEHAELAVVVGATMLSFAMLPDLDHRVPGIPHRGPTHSFAFAALVGGVFGAAGFALETAAGNAGALDVGTVLGGVSLAAAGFGLGALTVVAHLLGDAVTPAGVNFLWPFSTRTYTLGLWRADNTIANYGLLAIGVFATAAAVYLGAAF; encoded by the coding sequence ATGTATCAGAAGGGCCACTACGGCGTCTCCCTGCTCGTCTTCGCTCCGATCGCGTTCGTCCTGCTCCTCTTCGAGCACGCTGAGCTCGCCGTCGTCGTCGGCGCGACGATGCTCTCGTTCGCGATGCTTCCCGACCTCGACCACCGAGTCCCGGGGATCCCGCACCGCGGGCCGACTCACTCGTTCGCCTTCGCGGCGCTCGTCGGCGGCGTGTTCGGCGCTGCGGGGTTCGCCCTCGAAACGGCCGCGGGCAACGCGGGGGCGTTGGACGTCGGGACCGTCCTCGGGGGCGTGTCGCTCGCCGCGGCCGGATTCGGATTGGGAGCGCTCACCGTCGTCGCCCATCTTCTCGGAGATGCGGTCACCCCGGCGGGCGTCAACTTCCTGTGGCCGTTCTCGACGCGCACGTACACCCTCGGCCTCTGGCGCGCGGACAACACCATCGCGAACTACGGGCTCCTCGCGATCGGTGTGTTCGCGACCGCTGCGGCGGTCTACCTCGGGGCCGCGTTCTGA